From a region of the Triticum aestivum cultivar Chinese Spring chromosome 7D, IWGSC CS RefSeq v2.1, whole genome shotgun sequence genome:
- the LOC123167317 gene encoding putative disease resistance protein RGA3 — protein sequence MLQFPIPPICKIMAESLLLPLVRGVAGKAADALVETVTHMCGLDDDRRTLERHLLAVECKLANAEEMSETNGYVKSWMKEFKSVAYEADDVLDDFQYEALRRQSKIGKSTTHKVLGYITRQSPLLFRFEMSRKLKNVLEKINKLVEEMNKFGLENSVHRGKRQNPCRQTHSKLDDCTKIFGRDDDKTVVVKQLLGLQDQQKVQVLPIFGMGGLGKTTLAKMVYNEREVHEHFQLKMWHCVSVNFDIIDLVKAIAELATNGSSAMLGSIELLQKKLDEVIGQKRFLLVLDDVWNEDKRIWEDELKPLLCSVGGPGSVIVVTCRSKQVASIMCTVKPHELAFLSEEGSWELFSNRAFSNGVDEQPELVTIGRRIVNKCGGLPLALKTMGGLLSSKQKVQEWKAIEESNIGDNDGGKYEVMPILKLSYKYLSSEMKQCFAFCAVFPKDYEMEKDRLIQLWMANGFIQEEGIMDLVQKGEFIFDELVWRSFLQDKKVAIKSAIYHGDTQYKTFVCKMHDLMHDLAKNVTDECASIEELSQQKALLKGVCHMKTSKAEFERINGLCKGRKLRTLLAPSESWKDYNYNFPSKSHKDIKELQQVLASLRALNCSPSPIVICKAINGKHLRYLDLSGSDIVRLPDSICMLYNLQTLRLIDCQKLQQLAENMARLRKLTHLYLSGCGSLRSMSPNFGLLNNLHILTTFVVDTGDGLGIEQLKELQHLSNRLELLNLSKIKSGENAKEANLSQKKNISELLFSWDQERYDKPNGVEEVLQCLEPHSNIQKFEICGYGGLQISQWMRKPQMFDSLRELAMSNCPRCKSIPVIWLSFSLEILSLYNMDNLTTLCNNLDVEGGGRITPLQIFPRLKKLCLIKLPNLEIWAENSVGESQMFKSLEELEMFDCPRCRSIPVIWFSVSLKILSLQKMDNLTTLCNNLDVKAGGCITPLQIFPRLKKMRLIRLPSLEIWAENSVGEPSNNLVTFRVLEELEIKNCPKLACIPVIPIIRMLKMVGVHNTAVGLVFMGIRLGSWPFLLSLTLGSPEDIPMLPVDAQQNQSQIPLEKLKYLDLEGPNSLVRSSGLSRSHLMFWKCFSLVEQLTIDSCSNLVRWPTEELRCLDRLRIMYIGNCVNLEGNTSSCEEETLPLSLEKLWIKGCRSVVTLPPNLGNLAKLRCLYVRNCPELARRCREGGEYFHLLSSVPRKYIDF from the coding sequence ATGCTGCAGTTTCCTATTCCTCCAATCTGCAAGATCATGGCAGAGTCACTGCTTCTCCCTCTAGTGCGTGGTGTGGCCGGCAAGGCTGCAGACGCACTTGTTGAGACCGTGACCCACATGTGTGGCCTCGACGACGACCGCCGAACGCTGGAGCGCCATCTGCTAGCCGTTGAGTGCAAGCTGGCGAATGCTGAGGAGATGAGTGAGACAAACGGATATGTCAAGagctggatgaaggagttcaagTCTGTCGCCTACGAGGCCGACGACGTGCTTGACGACTTCCAGTATGAGGCGCTGCGCCGCCAGTCTAAGATTGGCAAGTCCACTACCCACAAGGTACTTGGCTACATCACGCGCCAAAGCCCGTTGCTCTTCCGTTTTGAAATGAGCAGGAAACTCAAGAACGTCCTCGAGAAGATCAATAAGTTGGTTGAGGAGATGAACAAGTTTGGACTGGAGAATTCTGTCCATAGGGGGAAGCGACAAAATCCTTGCCGGCAGACACACTCAAAACTGGATGACTGTACCAAAATATTTGGAAGAGATGATGATAAGACGGTGGTGGTGAAGCAACTGCTGGGCCTGCAAGATCAGCAAAAGGTGCAGGTGTTGCCCATCTTTGGGATGGGTGGTCTTGGCAAGACGACTCTTGCTAAGATGGTGTACAATGAACGAGAGGTCCACGAACATTTTCAGTTGAAGATGTGGCACTGTGTGTCAGTAAATTTTGATAttattgaccttgtgaaagccatagCTGAATTGGCCACAAATGGAAGTTCTGCCATGCTTGGCAGCATCGAACTATTGCAGAAgaaacttgatgaagtcattggcCAGAAAAGGTTTTTACTTGTTCTTGATGATGTATGGAATGAAGATAAGAGGATATGGGAGGATGAGTTGAAGCCACTATTGTGTTCTGTTGGTGGACCAGGAAGTGTTATAGTGGTTACATGTCGAAGTAAACAAGTGGCCTCTATAATGTGCACTGTCAAGCCACACGAGCTAGCATTTTTGAGTGAAGAAGGCTCATGGGAATTGTTTTCAAACAGAGCATTTAGCAATGGTGTAGATGAGCAACCAGAGTTAGTCACCATCGGAAGGCGTATTGTGAATAAATGTGGGGGGTTGCCTCTTGCTCTCAAGACAATGGGCGGATTGCTGAGTTCAAAGCAAAAAGTACAGGAGTGGAAGGCCATCGAAGAAAGTAACATCGGGGATAATGATGGAGGAAAATATGAGGTCATGCCCATACTGAAGTTAAGCTACAAATACCTATCATCTGAAATGAAGCAATGTTTTGCATTCTGTGCAGTCTTTCCCAAGGATTATGAGATGGAGAAGGATAGGTTGATCCAACTATGGATGGCAAATGGTTTTATTCAAGAAGAGGGAATAATGGATTTAGTACAGAAAGGAGAATTCATTTTTGATGAGTTGGTTTGGAGGTCCTTCCTCCAAGATAAGAAAGTGGCGATCAAATCTGCAATCTATCATGGTGACACACAATATAAGACATTTGTATGTAAAATGCATGACCTAATGCATGATCTAGCAAAAAATGTCACGGATGAGTGTGCAAGTATAGAAGAATTGTCTCAGCAGAAAGCATTGTTAAAAGGTGTTTGTCACATGAAAACATCAAAGGCTGAATTCGAACGAATCAATGGGTTATGCAAAGGCAGAAAACTccgcactttgttagctccttcAGAATCATGGAAGGATTATAATTATAATTTTCCGAGCAAATCACACAAGGATATTAAGGAGTTGCAACAGGTATTGGCATCACTAAGAGCATTGAATTGCTCCCCTTCTCCAATTGTCATTTGCAAGGCCATAAATGGAAAACATTTACGGTATCTTGACCTCTCTGGGTCTGACATCGTTAGGTTGCCAGATTCAATATGTATGTTGTATAACCTGCAAACACTGAGGCTGATAGATTGCCAGAAGTTGCAGCAGTTAGCAGAAAACATGGCAAGATTGAGAAAGCTCACCCATCTTTATCTTTCTGGTTGTGGTAGTCTTAGAAGTATGTCTCCAAACTTTGGTCTATTGAACAACCTTCACATATTAACGACATTTGTAGTGGATACCGGAGATGGCCTTGGCATAGAGCAGCTCAAAGAATTACAACACCTTAGCAATAGGTTGGAACTGTTGAATTTGAGCAAGATAAAGAGTGGTGAGAATGCAAAAGAAGCCAATCTTAGTCAAAAGAAAAATATAAGTGAGTTGTTGTTCTCTTGGGACCAAGAAAGGTATGATAAGCCTAATGGTGTGGAAGAAGTGCTCCAGTGTTTAGAACCTCATAGTAATATCCAAAAGTTCGAGATATGTGGATATGGTGGCCTACAAATATCACAATGGATGAGAAAGCCTCAGATGTTTGACTCCTTGAGAGAACTCGCAATGTCCAACTGCCCAAGGTGCAAGAGTATACCTGTAATATGGCTCTCATTCTCTCTAGAGATTTTGTCCTTATATAACATGGATAACCTGACAACATTATGTAATAACCTTGATGTGGAAGGTGGAGGACGCATTACCCCTCTGCAAATTTTCCCAAGGTTGAAGAAGCTGTGTTTGATAAAGTTACCAAACCTGGAGATATGGGCAGAAAATAGTGTAGGAGAGTCTCAGATGTTTAAAAGTTTGGAAGAACTCGAAATGTTCGACTGCCCAAGATGCAGGAGTATACCTGTCATATGGTTCTCGGTCTCTCTGAAAATTTTGTCCTTGCAGAAGATGGATAACCTGACCACATTATGTAATAACCTTGATGTCAAAGCCGGAGGATGCATTACCCCTCTTCAAATTTTTCCAAGGTTGAAGAAGATGAGGTTAATTAGGTTACCAAGCCTAGAAATATGGGCAGAAAATAGTGTGGGAGAGCCTAGTAATAACCTGGTAACATTCCGGGTGCTTGAAGAGCTAGAGATCAAAAATTGCCCCAAGCTTGCATGTATTCCGGTGATCCCCATTATCAGGATGTTGAAAATGGTTGGGGTTCACAATACTGCAGTCGGTTTAGTGTTTATGGGCATCCGTCTGGGCTCCTGGCCATTTCTCCTCAGCTTAACTCTTGGGTCTCCAGAAGACATACCCATGTTGCCTGTAGATGCCCAGCAAAACCAAAGTCAAATACCTCTTGAAAAACTGAAGTATTTAGATCTAGAAGGCCCCAACAGCTTGGTCAGAAGCTCCGGATTGTCCAGATCACATCTTATGTTTTGGAAGTGCTTTTCGTTGGTGGAACAGCTGACGATTGACAGTTGCAGCAATCTTGTCCGCTGGCCAACAGAGGAGCTACGGTGCTTGGATCGCCTCCGCATTATGTACATCGGAAATTGTGTGAACCTGGAGGGCAACACTTCATCCTGTGAGGAGGAAACCCTTCCGCTGTCCCTGGAGAAATTGTGGATTAAAGGTTGCCGAAGCGTGGTGACACTGCCTCCAAACCTTGGAAATCTTGCCAAGCTGAGGTGTCTCTATGTGAGGAACTGCCCAGAGTTGGCAAGACGATGCAGAGAAGGTGGGGAGTATTTTCACTTGCTCTCCTCTGTCCCACGCAAATACATTGATTTTTGA